The DNA segment CATCAAAGGATGATACAATAATGCTGCGCTCTCGTAATAGTGGATAAAGCGCTATGCTCTGGTGCATCTCACCATCAAATACCATATGTTCAAAGGATTCATCACTTAAAACAACAATGTTGGTTCCGTTGAGTATTTTCTGAAGGCGAATCATGTCCAGTTCTGACATGGTGGAGCCGGTAGGGAAATGTGGAGAGTTAATAATAATCATACGTGTTTGAGTAGATATTAATTTCTGTACTTCCTCCCATTCTACATGAAAATCGGGTGAGCGTAGTGTAACATAAATAGCACGTGCTCCTGTTGTCTCAATTGCTTGCTCGTAGCTTCTGTGGGCTGGTTCAAAAACCAAAACCTCATCTCCCTCCTTTAATAAGGCCATTACTGAGGCAAAAATACTTTGTTTAACTCCGCTTGTTATGGTGACCTCTGTCTCTGGGTCATAGCTATAGTCGTATAACTTAGCAGTCTTGGCTGCGATAGAGGCTCGCAAGTCTAATAAGCCATATCTGGGGGAAGGTATGTTGGCATTCTGCAGTATTTTGGTAAGTAGTAATTGTTCTAATTCTGTACTGCATTTGACCAAGGAGTGACTCTCAGCCAGATTCAATAATGAATTTTCTCGTGCATATTCCACCATTGCCATAGGCGATGTGAGGTTATTTGTATTGTGTATAGTCATAGCAATTAAATCATTCCTGTAATATGTTTGGTGGTTGATTTTAGGGTGTTAAAATGTTTTTTAACGACCTAATGTGGTGATAGCCTTATTTTTATCGCGTAAATCATGCTGTTAGTATAGCTTTTATAATGATCATGGCAAAAAGCAATTTACAAAAGTTTTTGCTATAAAGAGTTTCTAATGGGCAGAATAGCTTTAATATTCCGCCAACTGCGTATTTTATTCTATTACCGGTACAATTCCTTGAGTACTTTGAGTGATTTAATATTTGAAAAGCCGGAAAGGTGAAGTTGGTAATATTCCAACATTTTTTCGATAAACTTTGTTCTATCATCCTGGCTTATTTGTAGTGAATCTAATTCTTCAATTCTAATTTCACTAAGCTGGCGTAGAATCGATGTCTCTGAATGGTTCATGTAATGGGGGTGTGCAGGTTCGCTTTGTTGAAATGTGCCTGTTTTTAGGTTAAAGTATGGAAGCGCTTCGTTACTGTCCATGGAAGGAAAAAAACCCAAAGGCCGTGTTAAGCGAAACAATAAAAATAAGTGAAAATTTTGAACACCAGGTAAATGACTGTCCAGCATAGATATGGATTGATGTAGGAAGGTAAATAAGTTGGCATCTCTTTTGTCCTCTTGTTTTAAGGCTTTGTTAAGAACCTCTGCAAGGAAGAAAGCCAGACTGCGTCTGACGGGTTCAAATGGAATCTGGGTAAATGGGGTGTTTACTTTGAAATCTTTTATGCGGTGTATGGTTTTTTTTTCGGAATGATATACTTCTAAATCCAACAGGGAGAGCGCTTGTAAAAAAACATGTTTGTCTTTTTTTTTTCGACTTCTAACTTGATTAATCATGTATGACTGAAGTCCTAATTTCTGGGTGTAGATGTGTGATATAATGCTCGATTCGGCATATCTAGTGTAGTTTAGAACGATTCCTCTAGTTGACTCAATCATGGATGCTTGTTTTGTGCAAAAGTACAAATTTTATTGTCAGTTAATGTTGCTTTTTGCCTGCAGACTTTTGTTAGGTGAATGTAGTGTATCATTTATCAAAATTTTGTTTTAATCTGTGGTTGCTTCGTTATCTAGCTCCACTTCCCAATAGCAATCACCATGACTGGGCAGATAGTAGACGTGGCTCATTCATTGAGCCAAAAGCAAGCGGTAATTAAATGTTTAGGTATCTAATTAGGGCATCGTAATTTTTCTTCGTTACTTCATCTACAGTATTGTGTTCCGAGTAAGAGGCACTTACGGTGTAGTCATATCGGTCGAAGGCTCTAAGTACTGGAGTTATATCTTCTCTGTTTAGTTTAATTGTAATCTTTAATGTGTCGCTTGCCTTGTTTTGGTTCAAGTAGAAACTTAGCACTTTGGTATCGGAATCTTCGATGATTCTGGCTATTTCTGATATTGAATAATCGTAGGAGGGCACATCTATTTCTACAATTCCACCAGGGGTATGAACTGCAATTAAATCGGCAAAATTTTTCAATAAGTCGGTTTGTGTAATCAAGCCGAGGTATTCATTTTTGTCGGATAATACAGGAACCACAGTTAGCTGAAGTCTAGAAGCTACTTCGATAACAGCGTATATGTGTTGGTCTTGCGTAACAAAGGGAGCCGTCAAAGATAAAGGGAGGTTTCCCAGCGGTTCTTCAGGCTTGTTGATGTCATAGATATCTGTATCTGTCACTAGGCCCAGTAGCTCTTTGTTATTGACGATGGGAAGGTGCGATACCCTAAAAACCTCCATCCAGTTCAAGGCATTCAGGCCGGAATCTGAGGTTCGTAATGCGGGAACTATATCTGATATCAAATCTTTTGCTAACATACAATACTTTCAAGAAATACTCTTAACTTTGTCCCAAGGAGAGATAGTTGATTTCTCCTTTTTTTATAAGACTCAGGACTAAATTTAGTCGCATATATTGAAACAATCAAGTGAATGATTAGTTTATTTATGATTTTTAGACTAATGCCCTGTGGATGATGACAAAACAAAATAGAGATGACAAAGTTAAGTGTAAATATTAACAAGGTAGCCACCTTACGGAACTCAAGAGGTGGTGATCAACCCAATGTGCTGAAAGCGGCTATTGATGTTCAGGATTATGGTGCAGAGGGTGTTACTGTTCATCCACGTCCCGATGAAAGACATATTCGTTATCAGGATGTGATTGATATTAAACCTATTATAAAGACGGAATTTAATATCGAAGGATATCCTTCTACTGAGTTTATTGATTTGGTAAAAAAAGTGAAGCCTAATCAAGTTACTTTGGTACCTGATCCTCCTGAAGCGCTAACCTCTAATTCGGGTTGGGATACGATTAAGCATCGTTCTTTTTTGCAGGATGTGATTGCTGAATTTAGTGAAGTAGGTATTCGTACTTCCATATTCATAGATACTGATTTGGATAATATAAACAATGCTGCTAAAACAAATGCCGATCGGGTAGAGTTATATACCGAGCCTTATGCGGCTATGTATGCCAAAGACAGAGAGGCTGCTATTGCTCCTTTTGTTGCTGCTGCTGAAATGGCTAAAAAGGCTGGTCTGAAAATTAACGCAGGTCACGACTTAAGCCTAGAAAACTTGA comes from the Saccharicrinis fermentans DSM 9555 = JCM 21142 genome and includes:
- a CDS encoding pyridoxine 5'-phosphate synthase, yielding MTKLSVNINKVATLRNSRGGDQPNVLKAAIDVQDYGAEGVTVHPRPDERHIRYQDVIDIKPIIKTEFNIEGYPSTEFIDLVKKVKPNQVTLVPDPPEALTSNSGWDTIKHRSFLQDVIAEFSEVGIRTSIFIDTDLDNINNAAKTNADRVELYTEPYAAMYAKDREAAIAPFVAAAEMAKKAGLKINAGHDLSLENLRFFSERIPFLAEVSIGHALICDALYMGFEKTIKLYKQQLVRM
- a CDS encoding aminotransferase class I/II-fold pyridoxal phosphate-dependent enzyme, which codes for MTIHNTNNLTSPMAMVEYARENSLLNLAESHSLVKCSTELEQLLLTKILQNANIPSPRYGLLDLRASIAAKTAKLYDYSYDPETEVTITSGVKQSIFASVMALLKEGDEVLVFEPAHRSYEQAIETTGARAIYVTLRSPDFHVEWEEVQKLISTQTRMIIINSPHFPTGSTMSELDMIRLQKILNGTNIVVLSDESFEHMVFDGEMHQSIALYPLLRERSIIVSSFDETLHIPNWHVGYCMASAKLTKEIRKMIDIIGEGIQLPYQMAIAEWMKQQNNFSQLAIFHQRKRDLFLSCIKDSKIKAIPSKGTYFQLISFEPSLEKNDIDIAIKLIHEQDIATMPISFYYHEKSKKKFLQINLSVSDEQILDAAARLKSM
- a CDS encoding CBS domain-containing protein, with translation MLAKDLISDIVPALRTSDSGLNALNWMEVFRVSHLPIVNNKELLGLVTDTDIYDINKPEEPLGNLPLSLTAPFVTQDQHIYAVIEVASRLQLTVVPVLSDKNEYLGLITQTDLLKNFADLIAVHTPGGIVEIDVPSYDYSISEIARIIEDSDTKVLSFYLNQNKASDTLKITIKLNREDITPVLRAFDRYDYTVSASYSEHNTVDEVTKKNYDALIRYLNI
- the recO gene encoding DNA repair protein RecO: MIESTRGIVLNYTRYAESSIISHIYTQKLGLQSYMINQVRSRKKKDKHVFLQALSLLDLEVYHSEKKTIHRIKDFKVNTPFTQIPFEPVRRSLAFFLAEVLNKALKQEDKRDANLFTFLHQSISMLDSHLPGVQNFHLFLLFRLTRPLGFFPSMDSNEALPYFNLKTGTFQQSEPAHPHYMNHSETSILRQLSEIRIEELDSLQISQDDRTKFIEKMLEYYQLHLSGFSNIKSLKVLKELYR